Part of the Limihaloglobus sulfuriphilus genome is shown below.
ATCCGCGAAAATCTGCGTAATCTGCGGATATAAAAAGTAAATAGTTATCTTACAGGCACGGCCGGCGGCAGAGCAGCAGAAAACTAATGCCTATTGCCTATTGCCTAATGCCTGTAAAAAAAGTAAATAAGTTTTCCACGGTGAATGGGATTGCCGCGGAAAAGGGAAAATTTTAACAAATGGGCAAACGGCCCAAAATTCGAAAGGATTTTATTATGAAAAAGACACTCACAGCACTTACAATTTTATTAGCCGTATCAGCGGCACAAGCGGGGTTTCTGTACTGGAGCTTTACAGGCCCGGACGGAGGCGGAGACTACACGGTTGACCTTAACTGGGATACCACAGCACCGGCCGAGTGGGATTATGTAGAGTACTCAGCATTAAACGATAATCTTACGGAATTTGCCATAAAAATTTCAACTGAAAGCAGTGGTGTCACTCTGAGTAATTTTGTTTTTGGGGATTTCGATACAACATGGGCAGTAAATTGGGACGGTGAAAAAACGTCTTTTGGCACGGCGTTAGATGCAAACGGTGTAAATGGTATGCTGATCCAGTTTAAATACACTGGTCCTGATAATGTTACTCTTAACGTAGAAGGTATTGATACTACCGGAAGTGCTATTGCAGATTCTGATGAAAACATAGTTTACTTTGGCAATTCTGCCGCAGGCAGCGTTGTAGTCCCCGAGCCGGCAACGATGGTTATCTTTGGCCTTGGCGGGCTTGTGCTGAATGTAACAAGACGCAAAGCGTAATCAATTACGAATTACGAGTTACGAATTGAAATGCAAATAACCCGTCACTTGTTTCACTTTTCTAATATTTAGAAAAACAAGTGACGGGTAATCCTGTCAAAAAGAATTTAAATATGAGATTTATCTCCGTGATCTCCGTGTCCTCCGTGGTAAAAAAAAGTTAAACCACAGAGTACACAGAGGGCACTGAGAAAAAAAGAACAAACTTTTACCATGAAGAGCATGAAGGGCATGAAGTAAATAAAATAAAAACTTCAATATCTTCAATATCTTCAATATCTTCATGGTTGAAATTAGAAACTAAGAATTACGAATTGAAATACAAAGAGACAAAATTTTATTTAATTTCAAGAAAGGAAAGTGAGCTAACCAGGATGAAAATGAATTTAACGACAATGTGTTTAGCAGTAGTAATAGCAATCTGTTCGGCAGCGCTGGCAAACCCCGATTATACAATCACCCTTACCGCAATGGCAGATGGCAGCGGTTTGGGTTATAATTCAGGTTCTACTTATGATTTTTCTTTCGTTCTAAATGGTTCGAGAACAGAGTCGAATAATGATACCTTTGATGATACGTACAACTCGTGGTTTTCAGCAAATACAAGTGATGACCCTTTATATCTCGACATTTATGGTTCAGGCTTATCAGGAACTTACCAAAGGCCAAATGGCGCTTCTAACGATCCGCAAGAAAATGTTATTGTTAACAGTAATGGCCTCGATATAAGTGTAAATGC
Proteins encoded:
- a CDS encoding PEP-CTERM sorting domain-containing protein, with the protein product MNLTTMCLAVVIAICSAALANPDYTITLTAMADGSGLGYNSGSTYDFSFVLNGSRTESNNDTFDDTYNSWFSANTSDDPLYLDIYGSGLSGTYQRPNGASNDPQENVIVNSNGLDISVNAYETDDLNLTTLDGNNIDPIITDYFLLSGVTLDYSDTSYVSPETYFADYLGQYSVSGSPTLTLMTTGPDAYFDINSVTITPEPATAIIFGLGGLFIRRRRT
- a CDS encoding PEP-CTERM sorting domain-containing protein; translated protein: MKKTLTALTILLAVSAAQAGFLYWSFTGPDGGGDYTVDLNWDTTAPAEWDYVEYSALNDNLTEFAIKISTESSGVTLSNFVFGDFDTTWAVNWDGEKTSFGTALDANGVNGMLIQFKYTGPDNVTLNVEGIDTTGSAIADSDENIVYFGNSAAGSVVVPEPATMVIFGLGGLVLNVTRRKA